A single genomic interval of Noviherbaspirillum cavernae harbors:
- the phaC gene encoding class I poly(R)-hydroxyalkanoic acid synthase, translating into MNMFTPQASPPPWMLQLADATVWQAWLKQQPVDAAPVVATINELGASIDPAALAQLQNDYMQQLGELWQNVWMSKAPAVADRRFAAPEWQAHILHSFSAASYLLNARFLMAMADATQAAPKAKQKIRFAVQQLVDAMSPANFLVTNPEAQQKIVETKGESLAKGIANMLADMQKGHISQSDEKAFEVGRNVAATEGAVVFENEFFQLLQYKPLTKTVFEIPLLVVPPCINKYYILDLQPENSLVRYAVEQGNTVFLVSWRNPDESMAHATWDDYIEHGVMKAIDVVQDISGQEQINALGFCVGGTLLAAALAVLYGRDETPLSSLTLLTTFLDFSDAGVIEVFIDEAQIALREQSIGKGGLMPGRDFTAAFSSLRPNDLVWNYVKSNYLKGEDPPPFDLLYWNADATNLPGPMFCWYLRNLYLENHLVKRNKLTVLGQKIDLSKINAPAFIYGSREDHIVPWRAAFESTTLLNPKKRNRNKFVLGASGHIAGVINPATKKKRSYWVNDESASSAEEWMQGATENPGSWWPEWAAFLAENGGRQIKAPRTFGNKRYEAIEPAPGRYVKVRAE; encoded by the coding sequence ATGAACATGTTCACTCCCCAAGCCTCGCCGCCGCCATGGATGCTGCAGTTAGCCGATGCCACAGTTTGGCAGGCTTGGCTCAAGCAGCAGCCGGTCGATGCGGCACCGGTCGTCGCGACGATCAATGAGCTTGGCGCAAGCATCGATCCGGCAGCACTCGCACAGCTGCAGAACGATTACATGCAGCAACTCGGAGAGCTTTGGCAAAACGTCTGGATGTCGAAGGCGCCTGCTGTGGCTGATCGTCGTTTCGCCGCGCCGGAATGGCAAGCGCATATCCTGCACTCCTTCAGCGCAGCATCATATTTGCTCAACGCGCGTTTCCTGATGGCGATGGCCGATGCAACGCAAGCTGCGCCGAAAGCAAAACAAAAAATCCGCTTCGCGGTCCAGCAGCTTGTCGATGCCATGTCGCCGGCCAATTTCCTGGTCACCAATCCGGAAGCGCAGCAAAAGATTGTCGAAACCAAAGGGGAAAGCCTCGCCAAGGGTATCGCCAACATGCTGGCGGACATGCAGAAGGGCCATATTTCCCAGAGCGATGAAAAAGCGTTCGAGGTCGGCAGAAATGTGGCCGCCACCGAAGGCGCGGTGGTGTTCGAAAACGAGTTCTTCCAGTTATTGCAATACAAGCCGCTGACGAAAACGGTCTTCGAGATACCCTTGCTCGTGGTGCCGCCATGCATCAACAAATACTACATTCTGGACTTGCAACCGGAGAATTCGCTGGTGCGTTACGCGGTGGAGCAGGGCAATACCGTGTTCCTCGTTTCGTGGCGCAACCCGGATGAGTCCATGGCGCATGCCACCTGGGACGACTATATCGAGCATGGCGTGATGAAGGCGATCGATGTCGTGCAGGACATCTCCGGGCAGGAGCAGATCAATGCACTCGGCTTTTGTGTCGGCGGCACGCTGCTCGCTGCCGCGCTGGCGGTGCTCTATGGGCGAGACGAGACACCGCTCTCCAGCCTGACCTTGCTGACCACTTTTCTGGATTTTTCCGACGCCGGCGTGATTGAGGTCTTCATCGATGAAGCGCAGATCGCACTGCGCGAGCAAAGCATCGGCAAGGGCGGCCTGATGCCGGGGCGGGACTTCACGGCGGCGTTTTCCAGCTTGCGACCCAATGATCTGGTCTGGAATTACGTCAAGTCGAATTACCTGAAAGGCGAGGACCCGCCGCCGTTTGATCTGTTGTACTGGAATGCGGATGCCACCAATCTGCCTGGTCCGATGTTCTGCTGGTATCTGCGCAATCTGTATCTGGAAAACCACCTGGTGAAACGAAACAAGCTGACTGTGCTTGGACAAAAAATCGATCTGTCGAAGATCAATGCGCCAGCGTTCATTTATGGATCGCGCGAGGATCATATCGTTCCATGGAGGGCTGCCTTCGAATCGACAACTCTGCTCAATCCCAAAAAACGCAATCGCAACAAGTTCGTTCTCGGCGCGTCGGGTCATATCGCGGGAGTCATCAATCCGGCGACGAAGAAGAAGCGCAGCTACTGGGTGAACGACGAGTCCGCTTCCAGTGCCGAAGAATGGATGCAGGGCGCGACCGAGAATCCCGGCAGCTGGTGGCCGGAGTGGGCAGCATTTCTGGCAGAAAATGGCGGCAGGCAGATCAAGGCGCCTCGCACTTTCGGAAACAAACGATACGAGGCAATCGAGCCGGCACCGGGGCGATATGTCAAAGTCAGGGCTGAATGA
- the pgeF gene encoding peptidoglycan editing factor PgeF, translating into MDVIVPDWVDVPANVAAFSTLRRGGVSHAPYDDVAGSGGMNLGTHVGDNPDDVRLNRALLRTLLPAEPAWLNQVHGITVVDAATAAGSPDADASIATEPGVVCVIQTADCLPVLLCDSSGRVVGAAHAGWRGLVGGVLENTVARMRNAGADDIVAWLGPAIGPQTFEVGEDVVTAFTQRDMAMRSAFVAIPSRPGKYLADIYRLARMVLGKVGVSKVDGGGFCTVNDKDRFYSYRRDRVTGRMASLIWLK; encoded by the coding sequence ATGGATGTGATTGTTCCGGATTGGGTTGATGTCCCAGCCAACGTGGCTGCGTTCTCGACGCTTCGACGCGGCGGCGTCAGTCATGCGCCTTATGACGACGTCGCCGGTAGTGGCGGGATGAACCTCGGAACGCACGTCGGCGACAATCCCGATGATGTACGGCTGAACCGCGCCTTGCTGCGCACATTGCTGCCGGCGGAGCCGGCATGGCTGAATCAAGTACATGGTATTACCGTGGTGGATGCCGCGACGGCGGCCGGCTCGCCGGATGCTGATGCCAGCATCGCTACGGAACCCGGTGTGGTGTGCGTGATTCAAACTGCAGATTGCCTGCCGGTCCTCCTTTGTGACAGCTCGGGCCGGGTAGTCGGCGCAGCGCATGCCGGTTGGCGAGGCTTGGTTGGCGGCGTGCTTGAAAACACGGTGGCCCGCATGCGCAACGCCGGCGCCGATGATATCGTTGCATGGCTCGGCCCGGCCATCGGGCCGCAGACATTCGAAGTGGGCGAGGATGTGGTGACCGCATTCACGCAGCGCGATATGGCCATGCGCTCCGCTTTTGTCGCAATCCCCTCCCGGCCCGGAAAATATCTTGCGGATATCTACAGACTCGCTCGCATGGTGTTGGGCAAGGTTGGGGTGAGCAAGGTAGACGGCGGTGGTTTTTGTACGGTCAACGACAAGGATCGTTTCTATTCCTATCGGCGTGACCGGGTCACCGGACGAATGGCCTCATTGATCTGGCTCAAGTAG
- a CDS encoding RluA family pseudouridine synthase: MTKTLPETELEDGDEDVSVSLEAAPIVLKLTSEMCGVRLDKALSQLIPQYSRSRIQQWIDAGHVTMDGDTARAKTLVLGDETLIIQPQSAPDEQAYKPEPMDLSIVHEDSALIVINKPAGLVVHPAAGNWSGTLLNGLLHRFPANGGVPRAGIVHRLDKETSGLMVVARTLEAQTDLVRQLQARSVKREYLALVWGLPQVTGRIEAAIGRHPRDRIKMAVSTSPSAKPAITHYQRLATGSIDGRAVSLVRCQLETGRTHQIRVHMQSMGFPLVGDPLYGKPHLASTFGRQALHAYRLGLIHPASGDECAWSAPLPDDLSALLVSAGIDADNVD, encoded by the coding sequence TTGACCAAAACCTTACCTGAAACCGAGCTTGAGGATGGGGATGAAGACGTCTCCGTCTCGCTGGAAGCGGCTCCCATTGTACTGAAACTGACTTCGGAGATGTGCGGTGTACGCCTCGACAAGGCACTTTCGCAGCTCATCCCGCAGTATTCGCGCAGCCGCATCCAGCAATGGATCGATGCCGGTCATGTCACCATGGATGGTGATACGGCACGCGCCAAGACGCTGGTGCTGGGTGACGAAACCCTGATCATCCAGCCGCAGTCCGCACCCGACGAACAGGCCTACAAGCCCGAGCCGATGGACTTGTCCATTGTGCATGAAGATTCCGCGCTGATTGTCATCAACAAGCCTGCCGGCCTGGTGGTGCATCCGGCTGCAGGCAATTGGTCCGGCACCTTGCTCAACGGCTTGCTGCATCGTTTTCCAGCGAATGGCGGCGTGCCGCGCGCAGGCATTGTGCACCGGCTCGACAAGGAAACCAGCGGCTTGATGGTTGTTGCCAGGACGCTGGAGGCGCAGACCGACCTCGTGCGCCAACTGCAGGCGCGCAGCGTCAAGCGCGAATACCTGGCGCTTGTCTGGGGCTTGCCGCAAGTGACGGGCAGGATCGAGGCGGCGATCGGACGGCATCCGCGCGACCGCATCAAGATGGCGGTATCAACAAGCCCCAGTGCCAAACCGGCAATCACGCACTATCAACGCCTTGCGACAGGATCGATCGATGGACGTGCCGTCAGTCTGGTGCGTTGCCAGCTTGAGACGGGCCGCACGCATCAGATCCGGGTGCATATGCAGTCAATGGGCTTTCCGCTGGTGGGTGATCCCCTGTATGGCAAGCCGCATCTGGCTTCGACGTTCGGACGTCAGGCATTGCATGCGTACCGGCTGGGATTGATTCATCCAGCATCGGGCGACGAATGTGCATGGAGCGCGCCGCTGCCGGACGACTTGTCGGCGCTGCTGGTCAGTGCCGGCATTGACGCCGACAATGTGGATTAA
- a CDS encoding outer membrane protein assembly factor BamD: MQNKSLKFAALVFALSLSGCGLLPDKVDETAGWSASKLYSEARDELSSGNYEKAVQHFEKLESRYPFGTYAQQAQMEVAYAYYRQGDQPQALAAVERFIKLHPNHPNVDYMYYLRGLINFNDQAGFLSFITKQDPSERDSKAAREAFDSFKQLAERFPDSIYTKDAIARMKYLVNALAKYEVHVANYYYRRGAYVAAANRAQQAVTDYREAPAVEEALFVMMRSYDALGMKDLRDDAERVLRQNFPQSVFFSGGRASDKPWWKIW, from the coding sequence ATGCAAAATAAATCGTTGAAATTCGCTGCCCTTGTTTTCGCATTGTCCCTGTCGGGATGCGGTTTGCTTCCCGATAAGGTTGATGAGACAGCAGGATGGTCAGCCTCCAAATTATACTCGGAGGCCCGCGACGAATTATCGAGCGGTAACTATGAAAAAGCAGTCCAGCACTTCGAAAAGCTGGAATCGCGCTATCCGTTCGGCACATATGCACAACAGGCGCAGATGGAAGTCGCCTATGCATACTATCGTCAAGGCGATCAGCCCCAAGCATTGGCCGCTGTCGAGCGTTTCATCAAGCTGCATCCGAATCACCCGAATGTGGATTACATGTACTACCTGCGCGGCCTCATCAACTTCAATGATCAGGCCGGTTTTCTCAGCTTTATCACCAAGCAGGATCCGAGCGAGCGGGACTCCAAGGCTGCGCGCGAAGCCTTCGATTCGTTCAAACAACTTGCCGAGCGTTTCCCGGACAGCATCTACACCAAGGATGCGATTGCGCGCATGAAGTATCTGGTCAATGCGCTGGCCAAATATGAGGTGCACGTCGCCAATTACTACTACCGGCGCGGAGCATATGTGGCTGCCGCCAATCGTGCGCAACAAGCGGTTACCGATTACCGTGAAGCACCTGCAGTCGAAGAGGCATTGTTCGTCATGATGCGTTCATACGACGCCCTTGGAATGAAGGACTTGCGCGACGACGCAGAGCGTGTGCTGAGACAGAATTTTCCGCAAAGCGTGTTCTTCAGCGGCGGCCGCGCCAGTGATAAGCCATGGTGGAAGATCTGGTGA
- the yaaA gene encoding peroxide stress protein YaaA codes for MLIVLSPAKSLDYDTPPITDTHTQPDFIKHSAELIDTLRRLSPVQVSGLMGVSDALAALNVGRYASWSPQFTTENAKQAVLAFNGDVYEGLDAPSLSKNQLDYAQSHLRILSGLYGVLRPLDLMQPYRLEMGTRLANPRGKDLYAFWGEIVTRTLNDAMAERELTALVNLASEEYFKVVKPKLLNAPVITPVFEDWKDGKYKIISFYAKRARGLMARYAAVKGITKPEKLKAFGIDGYAFEPQGSTETRWLFRRRLAS; via the coding sequence ATGTTGATTGTTTTATCGCCTGCCAAGTCGCTCGACTACGACACGCCTCCCATTACCGATACCCATACCCAGCCTGATTTCATCAAGCACTCGGCCGAGCTGATCGATACGCTCAGACGGCTGTCGCCTGTGCAAGTGTCCGGCCTGATGGGAGTGTCGGATGCATTGGCGGCACTGAACGTTGGTCGTTATGCATCCTGGTCGCCTCAATTCACGACCGAAAATGCCAAGCAGGCGGTACTGGCCTTCAATGGCGACGTCTATGAGGGACTTGATGCACCATCGTTGAGCAAGAATCAACTGGACTATGCCCAGTCGCATCTGCGCATTTTATCCGGCTTGTACGGTGTCTTGCGGCCTCTCGATCTGATGCAGCCGTATCGCCTGGAAATGGGCACACGGCTTGCGAATCCGCGAGGCAAGGATTTGTACGCCTTTTGGGGTGAAATTGTCACAAGGACATTGAACGATGCTATGGCGGAACGCGAATTGACTGCCTTGGTCAATCTCGCATCAGAAGAGTATTTCAAGGTCGTCAAACCGAAGTTGTTGAATGCGCCGGTCATCACGCCGGTATTCGAAGACTGGAAGGATGGCAAATACAAGATTATTTCGTTTTACGCAAAACGTGCGCGCGGCTTGATGGCGCGTTATGCGGCGGTGAAGGGCATCACGAAGCCGGAGAAGCTGAAAGCGTTCGGCATTGACGGATATGCGTTCGAACCACAAGGTTCGACAGAAACACGCTGGTTATTCCGCCGGCGATTGGCAAGTTGA
- a CDS encoding putative toxin-antitoxin system toxin component, PIN family — protein MNEFTEKRISAMIPKRVVLDTNVCLDLFVFRDPRWNALLATLRARKIEAVTRSDCRMEWLAVLEYPHLPLDVDSRPRVMLEFDDLITCIDAPDMRPRMDVRLPLCSDPDDQKFLELARDSAAHVLITKDKALLKLARKTARAGLFDIIRPEAWQPDP, from the coding sequence ATGAATGAATTCACCGAGAAAAGAATTTCCGCAATGATACCCAAGCGCGTCGTATTGGACACCAATGTCTGTCTGGATTTATTCGTCTTTCGAGACCCTCGCTGGAATGCGCTGCTGGCGACGCTCAGGGCGCGCAAGATAGAGGCTGTCACACGAAGCGATTGCCGCATGGAATGGCTCGCCGTTCTCGAGTATCCGCATTTGCCGCTGGACGTCGATTCGCGCCCGCGCGTGATGCTGGAATTCGATGATCTGATCACCTGCATCGATGCGCCGGATATGCGTCCGCGCATGGATGTCCGACTTCCCCTCTGCAGTGACCCGGATGATCAAAAATTTCTTGAACTGGCACGCGATTCGGCCGCGCACGTCCTGATCACAAAAGACAAGGCATTGCTCAAGCTTGCAAGGAAGACCGCCCGTGCCGGTCTGTTCGATATCATCCGTCCCGAGGCGTGGCAACCGGACCCGTAG
- a CDS encoding pyridoxal phosphate-dependent aminotransferase produces MNKPLTIASDAHLATLESKLPHVGTTIFTVMSALAVEKGAVNLGQGFPDFDCDPKLIDAVTAAMKSGLNQYPPMAGVPALREAIAAKLEKIYGHKYDAATEITVTAGATQALLTAILCIVHAGDEVIIIEPVYDSYVPAIELAGGKPVPVQMTMGAEGYSVPWDRVAAAVTPRTRLIMINSPHNPTGSVLHEADMRALEDIVRGTNILIVSDEVYEHMVYDGARHESVCRYPELAGRSFVVSSFGKTYHVTGWKIGYVAAPAPLAAEFRKVHQFNVFTVNTPVQHGIATYMADPVPYLDLPLFYQRKRDLFRDGLKNTRFRLLPSDGTYFQCVDYSAISDMPETEFAKWLTTEIGVAAIPVSAFYNEPKESGIVRFCYAKKDDTLRLALERLTKV; encoded by the coding sequence ATGAACAAGCCCCTCACTATTGCTTCCGACGCGCACTTGGCCACGCTCGAATCAAAGCTGCCGCATGTCGGCACCACGATTTTCACCGTCATGTCAGCGCTCGCCGTGGAAAAGGGGGCAGTCAATCTTGGCCAGGGATTCCCGGATTTCGACTGCGATCCCAAACTGATCGACGCGGTAACGGCAGCCATGAAGAGCGGCTTGAATCAATATCCGCCGATGGCGGGTGTGCCCGCATTGCGCGAGGCGATTGCCGCCAAGCTTGAAAAAATTTACGGTCACAAGTACGACGCCGCGACTGAAATCACCGTCACAGCTGGTGCGACGCAAGCACTCCTGACGGCGATTCTGTGCATTGTGCATGCCGGCGACGAAGTCATCATCATCGAGCCGGTCTACGACAGCTATGTACCGGCGATCGAACTGGCTGGCGGAAAACCTGTGCCGGTACAAATGACGATGGGAGCTGAAGGCTATTCCGTGCCTTGGGACCGGGTGGCCGCGGCAGTCACCCCCAGAACGCGACTGATCATGATCAACTCGCCGCACAATCCCACCGGCTCGGTGCTGCACGAAGCCGACATGCGCGCCCTGGAAGACATCGTGCGCGGCACCAACATCCTGATCGTGTCCGATGAGGTCTACGAGCACATGGTGTATGACGGTGCACGCCATGAGTCGGTGTGTCGCTATCCGGAGCTCGCGGGACGCTCGTTTGTCGTGTCCAGCTTCGGCAAAACATACCATGTCACCGGCTGGAAAATCGGTTACGTGGCCGCGCCTGCGCCGCTCGCGGCCGAATTCCGCAAAGTCCACCAGTTCAACGTCTTCACCGTCAACACGCCGGTACAACATGGCATCGCGACATACATGGCAGATCCAGTCCCCTACCTTGATCTGCCGCTGTTCTACCAGCGCAAACGCGACCTGTTCCGTGATGGATTGAAGAATACGCGTTTCCGCCTGCTTCCTTCGGACGGAACCTACTTCCAATGCGTCGACTACTCCGCGATTTCCGACATGCCGGAAACGGAGTTCGCAAAATGGCTGACAACGGAAATCGGCGTCGCTGCAATACCGGTGTCAGCGTTTTATAACGAGCCCAAGGAATCCGGCATTGTCCGTTTCTGCTATGCGAAGAAGGATGACACCTTGCGTCTTGCGCTGGAAAGATTGACGAAGGTCTAA
- a CDS encoding putative Na+/H+ antiporter translates to MNNIDIIAAILFAFALIHTFAAKSFERLAERSEKHAGLFHLLGEIEVVFGLWAFVLIAVMALMQGGKEALAYVESRQYTEPLFVFVVMVVAASRPVLEAVKSMVAALARLVPARTVVARTWLCFALVPLIGSLITEPAAMTLVALMLAPLVFRQGPPEWLKYGALGTLLVNVSIGGTLTSFAAPPVLMVAAAWNWDSAFMVANFGWRASIAVLINATVITFLLRPHLNDEKEHDVRGELKVPLLVSAIHFLFLLVVVVFAHHPVIFIGVFLFFLGFTTAYAQYQSPLILKEGLLVGFFLAGLVVLGGMQQWWLQPIVSSLEPTALFFGALGLTAITDNAALTYLGSLIEGMTDEAKYMLVAGAVAGGGLTVIANAPNPAGVALLRKGFNDGAIGIGGMLLGALLPTVVAVVFFLL, encoded by the coding sequence ATGAACAACATCGACATCATTGCCGCAATTCTTTTTGCGTTTGCGCTCATTCACACGTTTGCCGCGAAATCGTTCGAGCGTCTCGCCGAGCGCAGTGAAAAACATGCGGGCCTGTTCCATCTCCTTGGTGAGATTGAAGTCGTGTTCGGATTATGGGCGTTCGTTCTCATTGCCGTCATGGCGCTGATGCAGGGCGGTAAAGAGGCGCTCGCGTATGTGGAGTCGAGGCAGTACACCGAACCTTTATTCGTGTTTGTCGTCATGGTGGTGGCGGCTTCGCGGCCGGTGCTGGAGGCAGTCAAGAGCATGGTTGCTGCATTGGCCAGATTGGTGCCGGCAAGGACCGTGGTTGCGCGGACGTGGCTTTGTTTCGCGTTAGTGCCACTCATCGGTTCGCTGATCACGGAACCCGCCGCCATGACGCTGGTTGCGCTGATGCTGGCGCCGCTGGTGTTTCGACAGGGGCCGCCGGAGTGGTTGAAATACGGGGCATTGGGCACGCTGCTTGTTAATGTATCGATCGGCGGCACATTGACCTCATTTGCCGCGCCGCCGGTATTGATGGTCGCTGCGGCATGGAACTGGGACAGTGCTTTCATGGTGGCCAATTTCGGCTGGAGAGCAAGCATCGCCGTGCTGATCAATGCTACGGTGATCACGTTCCTGCTGCGCCCGCACCTCAATGATGAGAAGGAGCATGACGTGCGTGGCGAATTGAAAGTCCCGCTGCTGGTCAGCGCGATACATTTCCTGTTTTTGCTTGTCGTGGTCGTCTTCGCGCATCACCCGGTGATCTTCATCGGCGTGTTCCTGTTCTTCCTTGGATTCACCACGGCCTATGCGCAATACCAGAGTCCGCTGATTCTGAAAGAGGGGCTGCTGGTCGGTTTTTTTCTGGCAGGTCTCGTCGTGTTGGGCGGCATGCAGCAATGGTGGCTGCAGCCCATTGTCTCCAGCCTTGAGCCGACCGCGTTGTTTTTCGGCGCTCTCGGCCTTACCGCGATTACCGACAATGCCGCCCTGACGTATCTCGGCTCACTGATCGAAGGCATGACGGATGAGGCGAAATACATGCTGGTTGCCGGCGCAGTGGCGGGAGGAGGGCTCACCGTGATTGCCAACGCACCGAATCCAGCCGGGGTGGCGTTACTCAGGAAAGGCTTCAACGATGGGGCGATCGGCATCGGCGGCATGCTGCTCGGGGCATTGCTGCCGACCGTGGTGGCTGTCGTGTTTTTTCTTTTGTAG
- the pcaQ gene encoding pca operon transcription factor PcaQ, whose protein sequence is MEKDLFRSRIRLRHLHCFLAAAQERNLRKAADKLHLTQPAISKTLSELEEIVGVKLLERNRLGARLTRDGEAFLPHAVSVLEALDAVTNAVGQEQKPAHESIYIGALPTVAPDLIPAVLPLFRQRHPQAKVLIQTAANAPLLQMLTAGEVDFVLGRMADPQMMAGLSFELLYVEPLVFAVRNGHPLAARPSVSLSDIVAHSFVISPKGTIPRHNAESYLQSRGLAIPANSTETLSVSVARQITRHSDAVWFTPAGAAREDLADRTLVQLAVPTEGTEEPVGLLLRSEGTLTTLAREFVRMLRETAATRRSARSG, encoded by the coding sequence ATGGAAAAAGATCTCTTCCGAAGCAGGATTCGTTTGCGCCACCTGCATTGTTTTCTGGCGGCTGCCCAGGAGCGCAATTTGCGCAAGGCTGCCGACAAGCTGCATCTGACCCAGCCCGCCATCTCGAAAACACTCTCCGAACTGGAGGAAATCGTCGGTGTGAAACTGCTGGAGAGGAACCGTCTCGGTGCGCGCTTGACGCGGGATGGGGAGGCATTTCTGCCCCATGCGGTGTCTGTTCTCGAGGCGCTGGATGCCGTGACGAATGCGGTCGGTCAGGAGCAAAAGCCGGCACATGAATCCATCTATATCGGCGCGCTGCCTACCGTCGCCCCCGATTTGATCCCGGCCGTCCTGCCGCTATTCCGGCAACGCCATCCGCAGGCGAAAGTGCTGATACAAACGGCTGCGAATGCACCCCTGCTGCAAATGCTGACGGCGGGCGAAGTGGATTTTGTACTGGGACGGATGGCAGACCCGCAGATGATGGCCGGTCTGTCTTTTGAACTGCTCTATGTCGAACCGCTGGTGTTTGCGGTCAGGAATGGACATCCGCTCGCTGCGCGGCCTTCGGTTTCACTGAGCGACATTGTGGCGCACTCCTTCGTCATTTCTCCCAAGGGCACGATTCCGAGACATAACGCGGAAAGCTATCTGCAGTCGCGCGGCCTCGCGATCCCGGCCAATTCCACCGAAACCCTGTCCGTATCGGTCGCACGGCAGATCACCAGACATTCGGATGCCGTGTGGTTCACGCCGGCCGGTGCGGCACGGGAAGATCTCGCCGATCGCACATTGGTCCAGCTTGCAGTGCCGACAGAAGGAACGGAAGAGCCCGTGGGGTTGCTGCTTCGGAGCGAAGGCACTCTGACAACGCTGGCGCGGGAATTCGTCAGGATGCTGCGGGAGACGGCAGCTACGCGCCGTTCGGCGCGTAGTGGCTGA